One Ignavibacterium album JCM 16511 genomic region harbors:
- a CDS encoding S8 family serine peptidase, with translation MKALRILFLLLLLSSLSFAQESQTFLALKSTGVEDFIKQHPEYDGRGTIIIVLDTGVDMGIDGLVKTSTGQVKVIDVQDFTGEGDMQFYPADKRTDDGKTILENLDKKFSVKADLEKLIPSADKNYFIGAFPEKHLINSNSGSADLNGNGSTDDVYYFIAYKTTDEYWVVYFDLNGNGDVSDERPIRNYKENFDAFSVERAKGLAPFTMALNIFPEENKVVFFFDDGSHGTHCAGIAAGFNIGEVGLNGVAPGANIIALKIGHNNFPGGATVNESMKKAYVYADKISRERKEPCIVSMSYGIGSEIEDHSEMENFLAKLLKENPYLYVSVSNGNEGPGISSSGLPASSNYVFSSGAVLAKEVARDNYGNELPNDVILHFSSRGGEVSKPDVVSPGAATSTVPNFTPGDKFWGTSMACPYSAGVMSLILSAAQKEFSDIKIPSQLLYKIIRESATYWNQYTVLDQGGGFINVINAYDLMRKFLKNGEHKKFETYSINSFAPNQADNKANNLYIRDGSFLTGDEVFSFNIKRENSINSDKFYRTYNLKTDADWLKLIQKKIYIRNDQQAVVNVKLDKTKLKLPGLYTAKIVAVRDDASSFPEFDMLATVVIPYEFNSSNNYKMIWKGETVQQGMIKRYFVKLPAGQNSMKIVLSRDKMSKKYARCRYFLHNNDGIQVDVSKVLYSVNNDEKVENVYYDLTPGIYEIIVDGFFLASEPSVYNLEVEFRSISRLSSEPLTSDNSSIEVVNYFNEARTYNLSGEIFGLRKNYYVKVDGNGTQKILFTLRKGERSKEFSFTLTKEDFNRVTDFSFQISDSTGKALSKNALSYRNGGSVSVDLPEGKDSANFTLELIPAFVNKELEAKVLVEELTYLPSPLKIDVKSAGQNSVTLYPNNIKTLDVKFVKPEMKNSEDGFGFGKIYFKSSSNNNTEYELPINFKY, from the coding sequence ATGAAAGCACTCAGAATTCTTTTTCTTTTGCTCTTGTTAAGTTCTCTTTCTTTCGCTCAGGAAAGTCAGACTTTTCTTGCTCTTAAAAGTACGGGTGTTGAAGACTTCATAAAACAACATCCTGAATATGATGGCAGAGGAACAATTATTATTGTGCTTGATACTGGTGTGGATATGGGAATTGACGGATTGGTTAAAACTTCAACCGGTCAGGTGAAGGTAATTGATGTTCAGGATTTTACAGGTGAAGGTGATATGCAATTTTATCCCGCAGACAAAAGAACCGATGATGGTAAAACAATTCTTGAAAATCTTGACAAAAAATTTTCGGTTAAAGCTGATTTGGAAAAATTAATTCCTTCAGCAGATAAGAATTATTTCATAGGAGCATTTCCCGAAAAACATCTTATTAATTCAAACAGTGGTTCGGCTGATTTGAACGGAAACGGCTCAACTGATGATGTTTATTACTTCATCGCTTACAAAACAACAGACGAATATTGGGTTGTTTATTTTGACTTAAATGGAAATGGCGATGTATCAGATGAAAGACCTATAAGAAATTATAAAGAAAATTTTGATGCTTTCTCTGTTGAAAGAGCTAAGGGCTTAGCACCCTTTACAATGGCTTTAAACATTTTTCCTGAAGAGAATAAAGTTGTTTTCTTCTTTGATGATGGTTCACACGGAACTCATTGTGCCGGAATTGCAGCCGGATTTAATATCGGTGAAGTAGGATTAAACGGAGTAGCGCCGGGCGCAAACATTATTGCTTTGAAAATTGGTCACAACAATTTTCCCGGAGGTGCAACAGTAAATGAAAGTATGAAAAAAGCTTATGTGTATGCTGATAAAATCTCGCGCGAAAGAAAAGAACCTTGCATTGTAAGTATGAGTTATGGAATTGGTAGCGAAATAGAAGATCATTCGGAGATGGAAAATTTTCTCGCAAAACTCTTAAAAGAAAATCCTTATCTCTATGTAAGTGTTAGCAATGGTAACGAAGGACCGGGAATTTCATCTTCCGGATTACCTGCTTCAAGTAATTATGTTTTCTCATCTGGTGCTGTGCTTGCAAAAGAAGTTGCCCGTGATAATTATGGGAACGAGTTACCAAATGATGTAATTCTGCATTTCAGCTCAAGAGGTGGCGAAGTAAGCAAACCCGATGTTGTTTCTCCTGGTGCAGCAACTTCAACTGTACCGAATTTTACACCGGGCGATAAATTTTGGGGAACAAGTATGGCTTGTCCTTATTCTGCTGGAGTAATGTCACTTATATTAAGTGCTGCACAAAAAGAATTTTCGGATATTAAAATTCCGTCACAACTTTTATATAAAATAATCAGAGAGTCCGCAACATATTGGAATCAGTACACAGTTCTTGATCAAGGTGGTGGATTTATAAATGTTATTAATGCTTATGATTTGATGAGAAAGTTTTTGAAGAACGGTGAGCATAAAAAATTCGAGACTTACTCAATAAATTCTTTTGCACCAAATCAGGCGGATAACAAAGCAAATAATCTTTACATAAGAGATGGTTCGTTTCTAACAGGTGATGAAGTATTTTCTTTCAATATAAAAAGAGAAAACTCAATAAACTCAGATAAGTTTTACAGAACTTATAATCTGAAAACGGATGCAGATTGGTTAAAACTTATTCAGAAAAAAATTTACATTCGAAATGATCAGCAGGCCGTAGTTAATGTTAAACTCGATAAAACAAAGTTGAAATTGCCCGGACTTTACACAGCTAAAATTGTTGCAGTAAGAGACGATGCATCATCATTCCCGGAATTTGATATGCTTGCCACCGTTGTTATTCCTTATGAATTCAATTCCTCAAATAATTATAAAATGATTTGGAAAGGAGAAACTGTTCAGCAGGGAATGATTAAAAGATATTTTGTTAAACTTCCGGCAGGACAAAATTCGATGAAGATTGTTTTGAGCCGAGATAAAATGTCTAAGAAATATGCGCGCTGCAGATATTTTCTGCACAACAATGATGGTATTCAGGTAGATGTTTCGAAAGTGCTTTATTCAGTAAACAACGATGAAAAAGTTGAAAATGTTTACTATGATTTAACGCCCGGTATTTATGAGATAATTGTTGATGGATTTTTCCTTGCTTCTGAACCATCTGTTTATAATCTCGAGGTTGAATTCAGATCGATTAGTAGATTGAGTAGTGAGCCACTTACTTCTGATAATTCATCAATCGAAGTGGTAAATTATTTTAACGAAGCAAGAACTTATAATCTGAGTGGTGAAATCTTTGGCTTAAGGAAAAATTATTATGTGAAAGTTGATGGGAACGGAACACAGAAAATTCTCTTCACTCTCAGAAAAGGAGAAAGGTCGAAAGAATTTTCTTTCACACTAACAAAGGAAGATTTTAACAGAGTAACAGATTTTTCGTTTCAGATATCAGACTCAACCGGAAAAGCACTGAGTAAAAATGCTCTCTCATATAGAAATGGCGGTTCTGTTAGTGTTGATTTACCCGAGGGAAAAGACAGTGCAAATTTTACTTTAGAATTGATTCCGGCTTTTGTGAATAAAGAACTGGAAGCAAAAGTATTAGTTGAAGAACTGACTTATCTTCCATCGCCATTAAAAATAGATGTTAAAAGTGCCGGACAAAACTCAGTAACTTTGTATCCGAATAATATTAAAACGCTTGATGTTAAATTTGTGAAACCTGAGATGAAAAATTCAGAAGACGGATTCGGATTTGGAAAGATTTACTTTAAATCTTCTTCAAACAACAATACAGAATATGAACTTCCAATTAATTTCAAATATTGA
- a CDS encoding OPT family oligopeptide transporter: MSEHTSGPIKGLPDNAYTELKPGEVYRPLMLPESTPREITPYSVIWGLLMAVLFSAAAAYLGLKIGQVFEAAIPIAIIAVGLSAALKRKGALGENVIIQSIGQNSGLIVAGAIFTIPALYILNLEAHFYQIFLASAFGGILGILFLIPFRKYFVAEMHGKFPFPEATATTEVLVAGEKGGKQALVLVFSGLIGGIYDFIIATFGWWSETFTTRVFGFGEMLADKFKLVFRLNVGAAVMGLGYIVGLKYAAIIVAGSFVSWYLLVPVISYIGAGLTEPFGTGASKLISAMTAEEIFRQYVRHIGIGGIAMAGIIGIIRSSKIIRDAISLGVKEIFEKKDGSNNVIRTQLDLPMRTIVIGIIATAIMLLAFFHFGVLNNLGWAITGLLIVLIISFLFTTVAANAIAIVGTNPVSGMTLMTLILSSIILTSVGLKGQQGMIAALIIGGVVCTALSMAGGFITDLKIGYWLGSTPKKQEQWKFLGVLVSALTVGFVIMVLNETYGFVGEGALVAPQANAMAAVIQPLMDQQPAPWTLYIVGAILAATLTMIKVPALAFALGMYIPLELNTPLLIGGLIAHYVSTRSKNEKLNNARKERGTLIASGFIAGGALMGVVSAFLRYLGYNWVDVEWAESHSAELLGLVMFAVICFYMIWDSLRGKTEE, from the coding sequence ATGAGTGAACACACAAGCGGACCAATTAAAGGTCTACCCGATAATGCTTACACTGAACTTAAACCTGGTGAGGTGTATCGTCCATTAATGCTTCCAGAATCAACTCCGAGAGAAATCACACCTTACTCGGTAATATGGGGTTTGTTGATGGCTGTTCTGTTTTCTGCTGCTGCAGCTTATCTCGGTTTGAAAATCGGGCAAGTATTTGAAGCTGCAATTCCAATTGCAATAATCGCAGTTGGACTTTCTGCTGCACTAAAAAGAAAAGGTGCGCTTGGTGAAAATGTAATTATTCAATCAATCGGGCAAAACTCAGGATTGATTGTTGCAGGTGCAATTTTCACAATTCCAGCTTTATACATATTAAATCTCGAAGCACATTTTTATCAGATATTTCTTGCCTCAGCATTTGGAGGAATTCTCGGAATACTTTTTCTGATTCCTTTCAGAAAATATTTTGTTGCAGAAATGCACGGCAAATTTCCGTTTCCTGAAGCTACTGCGACTACTGAAGTTCTTGTTGCCGGTGAAAAGGGCGGTAAGCAGGCGCTTGTACTTGTATTCAGTGGTTTAATTGGTGGAATTTATGATTTCATTATTGCAACATTCGGATGGTGGAGCGAAACTTTCACAACAAGAGTTTTCGGTTTTGGCGAAATGCTTGCTGATAAATTTAAACTTGTGTTCAGATTGAATGTCGGTGCCGCTGTGATGGGACTAGGATACATTGTTGGATTAAAATATGCTGCTATTATTGTTGCAGGTTCGTTTGTTTCCTGGTATTTACTTGTTCCGGTGATTTCATACATCGGTGCTGGACTAACCGAACCTTTCGGTACAGGAGCATCAAAACTTATTTCTGCAATGACTGCCGAAGAAATTTTCAGACAGTATGTTCGGCACATCGGTATCGGTGGAATTGCGATGGCTGGGATAATAGGAATTATTCGCTCATCAAAAATTATCAGAGATGCAATATCGCTTGGAGTAAAAGAAATATTTGAAAAGAAAGATGGGTCAAATAATGTAATCAGAACACAACTCGACCTTCCGATGAGAACTATCGTAATCGGAATTATTGCTACTGCAATTATGCTACTAGCATTTTTCCACTTTGGTGTGCTGAATAACCTTGGTTGGGCTATAACAGGTTTACTAATCGTTCTGATAATTTCATTCTTGTTCACAACTGTTGCAGCAAACGCTATAGCTATTGTTGGAACAAACCCTGTGAGTGGTATGACATTGATGACTTTGATTCTATCATCAATAATTCTGACTTCTGTTGGTTTGAAAGGTCAGCAGGGAATGATTGCAGCACTAATTATCGGAGGAGTTGTTTGTACTGCTTTGTCAATGGCTGGTGGATTTATAACAGATTTGAAAATCGGTTACTGGCTTGGTTCAACTCCAAAGAAACAGGAACAATGGAAATTTCTTGGTGTGCTTGTTTCTGCCTTAACAGTTGGGTTTGTTATAATGGTTCTGAATGAAACTTACGGATTTGTTGGTGAAGGTGCTCTTGTTGCGCCACAGGCAAATGCAATGGCTGCAGTAATTCAGCCACTGATGGATCAACAGCCGGCTCCCTGGACTCTTTACATTGTTGGAGCAATTTTAGCTGCAACATTAACTATGATTAAAGTTCCTGCTTTGGCTTTTGCGCTTGGTATGTATATTCCGCTTGAACTAAACACACCCTTACTTATCGGTGGACTCATTGCTCATTATGTTTCTACAAGAAGCAAGAATGAAAAACTTAACAATGCAAGAAAAGAAAGAGGAACTTTGATTGCATCAGGTTTTATTGCAGGCGGAGCTTTGATGGGAGTGGTCAGCGCATTTTTGAGATATCTTGGATATAACTGGGTTGATGTTGAGTGGGCAGAATCTCATTCAGCAGAATTACTTGGTTTAGTAATGTTTGCGGTAATATGTTTTTATATGATTTGGGATTCATTAAGAGGGAAAACAGAAGAGTAA
- a CDS encoding calcium/sodium antiporter, whose protein sequence is MEIFLYLIGGLLALFLGGEGLIRGSSSLSLRIGISPLVVGLTVVAFGTSSPELLVSIKAALMGNSSIALGNVIGSNIANIALILGISSIIRPLQVHANVIRREIPIMIGTTILLIIFLSDGNLNFTEGIVFLILLIAYTSVNIFLSIKENKEIEKEFEEGLKSKLSIPVSTLFIVFGLALLFFGADLFLKGAVALAKIFNVSDAVIGLTVVAVGTSLPEMFTSIVATIKKESDIAVGNAVGSNIFNILSILGISSLIVPISSGEINYLDFGVMLAAALILLPLSYTNLRISRLEGALLLVGYIAYLFILV, encoded by the coding sequence ATGGAAATATTTTTATATCTGATTGGCGGACTACTTGCTTTGTTTCTCGGAGGCGAGGGTTTGATTCGTGGCAGTTCATCACTTTCCCTCCGCATAGGAATTTCTCCTTTGGTTGTTGGTTTAACTGTTGTAGCATTCGGAACCAGTAGTCCTGAATTGCTTGTAAGTATTAAAGCAGCATTGATGGGAAATAGCTCAATCGCTTTAGGAAATGTAATCGGTTCTAATATTGCAAACATCGCTTTAATACTTGGAATTTCTTCAATCATCAGACCCCTTCAGGTTCACGCTAATGTGATCAGAAGAGAAATTCCTATAATGATAGGCACTACAATTTTGTTAATAATTTTTTTATCAGATGGCAATCTTAATTTCACTGAAGGAATAGTTTTTCTGATTCTATTAATTGCCTACACTTCAGTAAACATTTTTTTATCTATCAAAGAGAATAAGGAAATTGAGAAAGAGTTTGAAGAAGGTCTCAAAAGTAAATTAAGCATTCCTGTTTCGACCTTATTTATTGTATTTGGATTAGCTCTACTGTTTTTTGGCGCTGATCTGTTTCTTAAAGGTGCTGTTGCACTGGCTAAAATATTTAACGTCAGTGATGCAGTGATTGGCTTAACAGTAGTTGCCGTCGGAACAAGTTTACCGGAAATGTTTACATCTATCGTGGCCACAATCAAAAAAGAATCTGATATTGCAGTTGGTAATGCAGTTGGCTCGAATATATTTAATATTCTTTCAATACTTGGAATTAGCTCATTGATTGTTCCTATTAGTTCCGGTGAAATCAATTATCTTGATTTTGGAGTTATGCTGGCAGCAGCTTTAATTCTGCTGCCATTAAGCTATACTAACTTAAGAATAAGCAGATTAGAAGGAGCATTATTGTTAGTCGGATATATAGCTTATCTGTTTATTCTTGTTTAA
- the rsmI gene encoding 16S rRNA (cytidine(1402)-2'-O)-methyltransferase, which produces MNPKLYIVSTPIGNYEDITLRALRILKDSDFIICEEYKEARRLLSQYQIQKELVALNEHNEKEVSSEIISRIKSGQSAALISDCGTPLFSDPGHFLVSLAIQNKIDIVPVPGASSILSALVGSGLDFEKFYYYGWLSPKKEIRKKQLFDLKRIKETIVILDTPYRLQTLLEDVVKILGEEVYIVLAYELTKEKEKFYRGTALQIFNTAQKENLKGEFVLMLKNDSSKMKSSSNIGTKE; this is translated from the coding sequence ATGAACCCAAAGCTTTACATTGTTTCAACACCAATCGGCAATTATGAAGATATTACACTTCGTGCTTTAAGAATTTTGAAAGATAGTGATTTTATTATTTGCGAAGAATATAAGGAAGCGAGAAGGTTGCTCTCACAATATCAGATTCAAAAAGAATTAGTTGCACTTAATGAGCATAATGAAAAAGAAGTTTCATCTGAAATAATTTCAAGAATTAAAAGCGGGCAGTCTGCTGCTTTAATTTCCGATTGCGGAACTCCATTGTTTTCTGATCCGGGACATTTTTTGGTCAGTCTCGCAATTCAAAATAAAATTGATATTGTTCCTGTTCCGGGAGCGAGTTCAATACTTTCAGCATTAGTTGGCAGCGGATTGGATTTTGAAAAGTTTTATTACTACGGATGGCTTTCTCCCAAAAAAGAAATTCGGAAAAAACAATTGTTTGATCTGAAGAGAATTAAAGAAACAATAGTTATCCTTGATACTCCATATCGTTTGCAAACCCTTCTTGAAGATGTTGTAAAGATTCTTGGCGAAGAAGTTTATATAGTTCTGGCTTATGAATTAACCAAAGAAAAAGAAAAGTTTTATCGCGGCACCGCTCTGCAGATATTTAACACTGCTCAAAAAGAAAATCTTAAAGGTGAGTTTGTGCTGATGCTGAAGAACGACAGCAGCAAGATGAAATCGTCTTCGAACATCGGCACAAAAGAATGA
- a CDS encoding sodium:proton antiporter, with protein sequence MENTHNIPLISILPFVLMLGAIAVFPLTWNHFWEKNKNKLIVSIVLGIPVLIYLLVNGFTHEIIHTMLFDYVPFIILLGSLFTITGGILLTGDIEAKPSINTIFLGIGAVLASFMGTTGAAMLLIRPIIQTNKERTFKVHTILFFIGIVANCGGLLTPLGDPPLFMMYLRGAPFEWFFKLGVEWFFTNALLLILYFIADSYYYKKEPASAIKRDETAIRPIKIQGKRNFIFLAGVVLSVAFLNEQYLSFININPYFKFVREAVILLMGYLSMLFTPKLLRTENNFTWHPIEEVAYLFFGIFITMIPALLYLETNAKHLGVQTVSQFYYYTGLLSSFLDNTPTAVTFHSLAMGLGITTGNLVAGIPEELLKAISTAAVFFGSMTYIGNGPNFMVKAVAEENNIKMPDFFSYIIKFSLIVLLPIFILVQLLFIT encoded by the coding sequence ATGGAAAACACACATAATATACCTCTTATAAGTATCCTGCCTTTTGTACTGATGCTTGGCGCGATTGCAGTTTTTCCTCTTACTTGGAATCATTTCTGGGAAAAGAATAAAAACAAATTAATAGTCTCCATAGTACTTGGAATCCCTGTACTGATTTATCTTCTGGTAAACGGATTTACACACGAGATTATTCATACAATGTTGTTTGATTATGTGCCATTTATAATCCTTCTGGGTTCACTTTTTACAATTACCGGCGGGATATTGTTGACAGGTGATATTGAAGCAAAGCCATCAATCAACACAATTTTTCTCGGAATAGGTGCGGTGCTCGCATCATTTATGGGAACAACTGGCGCAGCAATGCTTTTAATCAGACCGATTATTCAAACTAATAAAGAAAGAACTTTTAAGGTTCACACAATTCTTTTCTTTATCGGGATTGTTGCTAACTGCGGTGGTTTGTTAACTCCACTTGGTGATCCACCATTATTTATGATGTACTTGCGTGGGGCACCGTTTGAATGGTTCTTCAAACTTGGAGTTGAGTGGTTTTTTACAAATGCACTGCTGCTTATTTTGTATTTCATTGCAGATTCATATTATTATAAGAAAGAACCGGCGTCTGCAATCAAAAGAGATGAGACCGCAATCAGGCCAATAAAAATTCAGGGAAAAAGAAATTTCATTTTTCTTGCGGGTGTTGTTTTGTCAGTTGCTTTTCTGAATGAACAATATCTTTCTTTCATAAACATAAATCCTTATTTCAAATTCGTAAGAGAAGCAGTAATTCTTTTGATGGGTTATCTCTCAATGTTGTTTACTCCAAAGCTATTAAGAACAGAAAATAATTTTACATGGCATCCGATTGAGGAAGTTGCGTATCTGTTCTTTGGAATTTTTATAACAATGATTCCTGCTTTACTCTACCTTGAAACAAATGCAAAACATCTTGGTGTTCAGACAGTAAGTCAGTTTTATTATTACACAGGATTGCTAAGCAGTTTTCTGGATAATACTCCTACCGCGGTTACATTTCATTCCCTTGCGATGGGACTTGGAATTACAACCGGAAATCTTGTTGCCGGTATCCCGGAAGAATTACTAAAAGCAATTTCAACTGCCGCAGTATTTTTTGGTTCTATGACATACATAGGAAACGGACCAAACTTTATGGTTAAAGCAGTCGCTGAAGAAAATAATATTAAGATGCCTGACTTCTTCAGCTATATTATTAAATTTTCATTAATTGTGTTGTTGCCGATTTTTATTCTGGTTCAATTATTATTTATTACTTAA
- a CDS encoding proline--tRNA ligase: MRLSKYFVPTLKEVPSDATVPSHILMVRAGMVRMLSAGIYSFLPLGYKVVKKVCEIIREEMDAIGGQEFHLPALNPREIWEETGRVEAFGDILFHIKNRDYVLAPTHEEIMTFHARNVVKSYKDMPQIWYQIQTKFRNEPRPRSGVIRGRQFLMKDSYSFDTSWEALDKSYELHDKAYRKIFDKCGLKYFVVGASSGAMGGTGSEEFMVKSSAGEDTVAYCESCGYAANVEVATSKPFIRERDTESKSLYEIHTPNVKSIDELCAFLNIEEEVCAKSRVYISNGEAVLILMQGNDEVNETKLEKVLGGSVRPAHPDELKEITGADAGSIGPIGFKGKIVADFRLQDRNNLFSGANKNDYHIGGIDLKRDVPQVQYADLRIVQSGEGCPKCDKLLEVFPAIELGHIFKLGTKYSESMKAFFLDESGKEKPIIMGSYGIGVERVIACFIEQNHDTKGIVWNKTLAPFYVHLISINPKNEKVAQTCEKVYDELRQNGIEVLYDDRDASPGFKFNDADLLGMPVQVVIGEKKLKEEKAEVKIRKTDERFDVDLKELINKVKEII; encoded by the coding sequence ATGCGCTTATCAAAATATTTTGTCCCAACATTAAAAGAAGTTCCAAGTGATGCAACTGTTCCAAGTCATATTCTTATGGTTAGAGCAGGAATGGTAAGAATGCTTTCTGCAGGAATTTATTCTTTCCTTCCGCTTGGTTACAAAGTAGTGAAAAAAGTTTGTGAAATTATACGCGAAGAAATGGATGCAATCGGTGGTCAGGAATTTCATTTGCCTGCATTAAACCCGAGAGAAATTTGGGAAGAAACCGGACGAGTGGAAGCATTCGGAGATATTCTGTTTCATATAAAAAACAGAGATTATGTTCTTGCACCAACTCACGAAGAAATAATGACTTTTCACGCCCGCAATGTTGTTAAATCTTATAAAGACATGCCACAGATATGGTATCAGATTCAAACAAAATTCAGAAACGAACCAAGACCGAGAAGTGGAGTTATTCGTGGAAGACAATTTTTAATGAAAGATTCCTATTCATTCGATACAAGTTGGGAAGCTCTTGATAAATCTTATGAACTGCACGATAAAGCTTACAGAAAAATTTTTGACAAATGCGGATTAAAATATTTTGTAGTTGGTGCATCAAGCGGCGCAATGGGTGGAACTGGTTCTGAAGAGTTTATGGTTAAATCTTCCGCAGGCGAAGACACCGTTGCTTATTGTGAATCCTGCGGCTATGCAGCAAATGTTGAAGTTGCAACCTCAAAACCTTTTATAAGAGAAAGGGATACAGAAAGTAAATCGCTTTATGAAATTCATACACCAAATGTTAAAAGCATTGATGAACTTTGTGCTTTCCTTAATATTGAAGAAGAAGTTTGCGCAAAGTCCCGTGTTTATATTTCGAATGGTGAAGCTGTTTTAATTCTTATGCAAGGTAACGATGAAGTGAATGAAACAAAACTCGAAAAAGTCCTTGGCGGAAGTGTTCGTCCGGCTCATCCGGATGAACTTAAAGAAATTACTGGTGCTGATGCTGGCTCAATAGGTCCAATAGGATTTAAAGGCAAGATTGTGGCAGATTTTAGATTGCAGGACAGAAATAATCTTTTCAGTGGTGCAAATAAAAATGATTATCACATTGGCGGTATTGATTTGAAAAGAGATGTACCACAGGTACAATATGCTGATTTAAGAATAGTACAATCAGGCGAAGGATGTCCAAAGTGCGATAAACTTCTTGAAGTATTTCCTGCTATAGAACTCGGACATATTTTCAAACTTGGTACAAAATATTCTGAGTCGATGAAAGCATTTTTCCTCGATGAAAGCGGCAAAGAAAAACCTATCATTATGGGAAGTTATGGTATCGGCGTTGAAAGAGTAATTGCCTGCTTCATCGAACAAAACCACGACACAAAAGGAATTGTGTGGAATAAAACCTTAGCTCCTTTTTATGTTCATCTTATAAGCATAAATCCGAAAAACGAAAAAGTTGCACAGACCTGCGAAAAAGTTTATGATGAATTAAGACAAAACGGAATTGAAGTTTTGTATGACGACAGAGATGCTTCGCCCGGATTTAAGTTTAATGATGCCGATTTACTCGGAATGCCGGTGCAAGTTGTAATTGGCGAGAAAAAGCTGAAAGAAGAAAAAGCTGAAGTTAAAATCAGAAAGACAGACGAAAGATTTGATGTTGATTTAAAAGAACTTATCAATAAAGTCAAAGAAATAATTTGA